In the Streptomyces sp. NBC_00525 genome, one interval contains:
- a CDS encoding phosphoribosyltransferase family protein, which translates to MILEDSYAAARVVDSGRYLTSVNELCDHIPALRPRLLEHVTGRLLAALDLEGCTKILVEEEKGAVIGAAVSLATGIPLAIARTYPYAVPGHRVDFDSEYTRGSLFVNGIEAGDRVCLVDDTLSTGGTLIALVDAVREIGAEVVDAAVVVEKAANGGREALRSRTGLDITSLIRIDVTPDGVSVRDPSAGPRPSRNPDAAGFLRRMRPHTAPGLLVVVEGTDGAGKTTLVNGLSAELRAAGHQVFDTFQPTPSARATEVFRGFAERGGDDPTIHRALYLVTLGDRLYHARATILPRLEAGETVLCDRYIYTTVANALARGQHFDGWFQDTVALLPQPDLALLVHSPVDVAVSRIRQRPEERDRPIDVAHMTRVRTGFLDLVDAGHLTGLDTSVREADETLRTALKAVEAARADRESARGTRA; encoded by the coding sequence CACATCCCCGCGCTGCGACCGCGGTTGCTGGAGCATGTGACGGGACGACTGCTGGCCGCCCTGGACCTGGAGGGGTGCACGAAGATCCTGGTCGAGGAGGAGAAGGGCGCCGTCATCGGTGCCGCCGTTTCGCTGGCCACGGGCATCCCGCTGGCCATCGCGAGGACGTACCCGTACGCCGTGCCGGGACACCGGGTCGACTTCGACAGCGAGTACACGCGGGGCTCCCTCTTCGTCAACGGGATCGAAGCCGGTGACCGGGTCTGCCTGGTCGACGACACCCTGTCCACCGGCGGCACCCTCATCGCCCTGGTGGACGCCGTCCGCGAGATCGGCGCCGAGGTCGTCGACGCGGCCGTCGTGGTGGAGAAGGCGGCCAACGGCGGCCGGGAAGCGCTCCGCTCGCGCACGGGCCTGGACATCACCTCCCTCATCCGGATCGACGTCACCCCGGACGGCGTCTCGGTACGCGACCCCTCCGCCGGCCCCCGACCGTCGCGGAACCCCGACGCGGCCGGCTTCCTGCGCCGGATGCGGCCCCACACCGCGCCCGGCCTCCTCGTCGTGGTCGAAGGCACCGACGGCGCCGGCAAGACGACCCTGGTCAACGGGCTCAGCGCCGAGCTCAGGGCCGCCGGACACCAGGTGTTCGACACCTTCCAGCCGACACCGAGCGCCCGCGCCACCGAGGTCTTCCGCGGCTTCGCCGAGCGGGGCGGCGACGACCCGACGATCCACCGGGCCCTCTACCTCGTCACCCTGGGCGATCGCCTCTACCACGCGCGGGCCACGATCCTGCCCCGGCTCGAAGCGGGCGAGACGGTGCTCTGCGACCGCTACATCTACACCACCGTCGCCAACGCCCTGGCCCGGGGACAGCACTTCGACGGCTGGTTCCAGGACACGGTCGCGCTGCTTCCGCAGCCGGACCTCGCCCTGCTCGTGCACAGCCCGGTCGATGTGGCCGTCAGCCGCATCCGGCAGCGCCCCGAGGAGCGCGACCGGCCCATCGACGTCGCGCACATGACCCGCGTGCGCACCGGCTTCCTCGACCTCGTCGACGCCGGTCACCTGACCGGCCTGGACACCTCGGTCCGCGAAGCCGACGAAACGCTCCGCACCGCCCTCAAGGCCGTCGAGGCCGCACGCGCCGACCGCGAGAGCGCGCGGGGGACCCGGGCATGA
- a CDS encoding orotate phosphoribosyltransferase, whose protein sequence is MTSAALAQALLDRAPFVTAHRSDGLLLSDYFDGHRVLGEPALLHALALALYERIAATTADVVAGEVAAGGQLATAVSLVSASAARPLEARAVRRTAKDYGLSGRLSSRVPEGTRFAVVDDVAGTGAALERTVLELRRQQHPVVGAFVILDRQQGAAEALERIDCPLTALFRLEDLTLLRRPDRAPESATSKRTGT, encoded by the coding sequence ATGACCTCCGCCGCCCTGGCACAGGCGCTGCTGGACCGCGCCCCGTTCGTGACGGCCCACCGGTCGGACGGCCTGCTCCTCAGCGACTACTTCGACGGCCACCGGGTGCTGGGCGAACCCGCGCTGCTGCACGCCCTGGCGCTCGCCCTGTACGAGCGGATCGCCGCGACGACCGCCGACGTGGTCGCCGGTGAGGTCGCCGCCGGCGGCCAGCTCGCCACCGCCGTCTCGCTGGTGAGCGCGTCCGCCGCCCGCCCCCTGGAGGCCAGGGCCGTACGGCGCACGGCCAAGGACTACGGACTCTCCGGGCGCCTGTCCAGCCGGGTGCCCGAGGGTACGCGCTTCGCGGTGGTGGACGACGTCGCGGGCACCGGTGCCGCCCTCGAACGCACGGTCCTCGAACTGCGGCGCCAACAGCATCCGGTGGTGGGCGCGTTCGTCATACTTGACCGGCAACAAGGGGCGGCCGAAGCGCTCGAACGCATCGACTGCCCGCTGACCGCCCTGTTCCGGCTCGAAGACCTGACTCTCCTGCGCCGGCCGGACCGGGCACCCGAATCTGCAACGAGTAAGAGGACTGGCACATGA
- a CDS encoding IMP cyclohydrolase gives MKHLGEALRANRYPGRLVVLARTHDGVLTAAYALTGRSEASRARRLDGSAAGELAVVPVGAQDNDALRHYVAACVAGPWTVYGNGEQVAEVAARLTGGQSPAEALHGLDYEPDPPIFTPRITVVVERADGKAWLGAARRPENGRESTDTTVTAVGPLPVGHGVLLSTYESDGVQVATARHHRDVLVEAGDAEQLLEEVWQTLDHEFRVAATAFAPQDGVAGQVRHAADVTAG, from the coding sequence ATGAAGCATCTCGGCGAAGCACTCCGCGCCAACCGGTACCCCGGCCGGCTGGTCGTGCTGGCCCGTACGCACGACGGCGTTCTCACCGCCGCGTACGCGCTGACCGGGCGCAGCGAGGCGTCCAGGGCCCGCCGCCTGGACGGCTCCGCGGCCGGGGAGCTCGCGGTCGTACCCGTGGGCGCGCAGGACAACGACGCGCTGCGCCACTACGTCGCCGCGTGCGTGGCGGGCCCCTGGACCGTCTACGGAAACGGTGAGCAGGTTGCCGAGGTGGCGGCCCGGCTGACCGGCGGGCAGTCGCCGGCCGAGGCGCTGCACGGCCTGGACTACGAGCCGGACCCGCCGATCTTCACGCCCCGGATCACCGTCGTGGTCGAGCGGGCCGACGGCAAGGCGTGGCTGGGTGCCGCGCGCCGGCCCGAGAACGGCCGGGAGAGCACCGACACCACCGTCACCGCGGTGGGCCCGCTGCCGGTCGGTCACGGCGTCCTGCTCTCCACGTACGAGTCGGACGGCGTCCAGGTCGCGACCGCCCGCCACCACCGGGACGTCCTGGTCGAGGCCGGGGACGCCGAACAGCTCCTGGAGGAGGTGTGGCAGACGCTGGACCACGAGTTCCGCGTCGCCGCCACGGCCTTCGCCCCGCAGGACGGGGTGGCGGGGCAGGTCCGGCACGCCGCGGACGTGACGGCCGGCTAG
- a CDS encoding nucleotidyltransferase family protein: MSPLTVAERIGIIRSSLAPFPGEATGPHRDCFDRLLERHGDATVYAYLRRRNVINATLVSHAGHPAVAAEDGPFQLYRTAALAIRELHRTELASVAAEFRAQDVPLLVYKGLALDALIDNTEAPSFSNDIDLLVRKASLADARKIIEALGYEAGIRIDNGRVRRMPARISRMTEESIYSYGQVQPYHRLVPVPALEGVADRVRALMPRTFCTLSGQLHVRISIDLHYSLNLLTEDIGTRVKPSEDSWWEGTQELRVGDAAIRTLSDDVLGWALLHRLYVDCTVLQETGLKSLCHIKLLWHRGRFDLDGIHEAARRHPYLAPSVHQALRAVDSICDLGLQGLVHPREFRTAAAPLMNVGDCLPALLDFGVSFDLTELEQGGAGARFY, encoded by the coding sequence ATGTCCCCGCTCACCGTCGCCGAACGCATAGGCATCATCAGATCCAGCCTCGCCCCCTTTCCGGGAGAGGCCACCGGACCGCACCGGGACTGCTTCGACCGCCTTCTGGAGCGCCACGGCGACGCCACCGTCTACGCGTACCTGCGGCGGCGCAACGTCATCAACGCGACCCTCGTCAGCCATGCCGGCCACCCCGCCGTGGCCGCCGAGGACGGGCCGTTCCAGCTCTACCGGACGGCCGCGCTGGCGATCCGCGAGCTCCACCGCACCGAACTGGCGTCGGTGGCGGCCGAGTTCCGGGCGCAGGACGTTCCGCTGCTGGTCTACAAGGGCCTGGCCCTGGACGCCCTGATCGACAACACAGAGGCCCCGTCGTTCAGCAACGACATCGACCTGCTCGTACGGAAGGCCTCGCTGGCCGACGCCAGGAAGATCATCGAGGCCCTGGGCTACGAGGCGGGCATCCGCATCGACAACGGCCGGGTGCGGCGTATGCCCGCGCGCATCAGCAGAATGACCGAGGAGTCGATCTACTCGTACGGCCAGGTCCAGCCGTACCACCGGCTGGTGCCCGTCCCCGCCCTGGAAGGCGTGGCCGACCGGGTCCGGGCGCTCATGCCCCGGACGTTCTGCACCCTGTCCGGACAGCTGCACGTCAGAATCTCGATCGACCTGCACTACAGCCTGAACCTGCTGACCGAGGACATCGGCACGCGCGTGAAGCCGAGCGAGGACAGCTGGTGGGAGGGGACCCAGGAGCTCCGCGTCGGCGACGCGGCCATCCGGACGCTCAGCGACGATGTGCTCGGCTGGGCCCTGCTGCACCGGCTGTACGTGGACTGCACCGTCCTCCAGGAGACCGGCCTCAAGTCCCTGTGCCACATCAAACTCCTGTGGCACCGGGGCCGTTTCGACCTGGATGGAATCCACGAGGCGGCACGCCGTCACCCCTATCTGGCGCCGTCCGTGCACCAGGCGCTGCGGGCGGTGGACAGCATCTGCGACCTGGGCCTCCAGGGGCTGGTGCACCCGCGGGAGTTCCGTACCGCCGCCGCTCCGCTGATGAACGTCGGGGACTGCCTGCCCGCCCTGCTCGACTTCGGTGTCTCCTTCGACCTGACCGAGCTCGAACAGGGCGGCGCCGGCGCGCGGTTCTACTGA
- a CDS encoding non-ribosomal peptide synthetase, protein MSFDRNPWSRCSPTDRKIIEELQGHPEDVAPDEVVGRVADNYRNLGARTALVDGDRAWSYEELGRKVFALGARLAAMGDEQGRKTFAVSIGRSAELVAATHAVALSGHAYCPLGTGDPLAWRSSIASRGGAAAVLVDGDTDAEDLGIPRFDVNGVDDGPAPDFTPVRPAADDLSQVIFTSGSTGRPKGVLCTHGGFANRIHWMQRAFALTPDDRVALKTPFTFDVAGWELFWPQYAGARTVVVPEGAHASPEALIDLFTRHRVTVTHFVPSMLRLWLQADGARRCPDLRLVLCSGEALGADLAEEFRRRSGARLHNLYGPTEASIDVTHFDASEDARTPVPIGRPIANTRIYILDDDRRVCPVGETGEIYINGLGVAAGYTGADARDNERFTPLDIPAPDGWRTFRTGDRGTYTADGHIEYQGRADDQVKIRGQRIELGELEAAVRDHPAVTDACARTYESATGRLCLAVYAVVAPESHGTDIGGAITEHLVGRLPSRSLPGRIVLVDELPLSAHGKVDRTRLPVPSRNRPEPARPFLPPATRLEVHIAEIWARVLDLDEVGRDDNFHDLGGDSMAAVEVSFLIADRFGLDYDHDLVAEILISGDTVAASARIAAEAGVKDHEL, encoded by the coding sequence ATGTCGTTCGACCGGAATCCGTGGAGCCGTTGCAGCCCGACGGACAGGAAGATCATCGAAGAGCTCCAGGGACACCCGGAGGACGTCGCTCCGGATGAGGTGGTGGGGCGCGTCGCCGACAACTACCGGAACCTGGGGGCGCGCACCGCCCTGGTCGACGGCGATCGCGCGTGGAGCTACGAGGAGCTGGGGCGCAAGGTGTTCGCCCTCGGCGCCCGCCTCGCGGCGATGGGCGACGAGCAGGGCCGGAAGACCTTCGCGGTGTCGATCGGCCGCTCCGCCGAACTGGTCGCCGCGACCCACGCCGTCGCACTGTCCGGCCACGCGTACTGCCCCCTCGGCACCGGTGACCCGCTCGCCTGGCGGAGCTCGATCGCCTCGCGCGGCGGCGCCGCAGCCGTACTCGTCGACGGCGACACGGACGCCGAGGATCTGGGGATACCGCGGTTCGACGTCAACGGCGTCGACGACGGCCCGGCGCCGGACTTCACCCCCGTACGGCCGGCGGCGGACGACCTGTCGCAGGTGATCTTCACCTCCGGATCGACCGGGCGGCCGAAGGGCGTCCTCTGCACGCACGGCGGCTTCGCCAACCGCATCCACTGGATGCAGCGCGCCTTCGCGCTGACACCGGACGACCGCGTCGCGCTCAAGACACCCTTCACCTTCGACGTGGCCGGCTGGGAACTGTTCTGGCCGCAGTACGCCGGAGCACGGACCGTGGTGGTTCCCGAGGGCGCCCACGCCTCGCCCGAGGCGCTCATCGACCTCTTCACCCGGCACCGGGTCACCGTCACCCACTTCGTCCCCTCGATGCTGCGGCTGTGGCTCCAGGCCGATGGCGCCCGGCGATGCCCGGACCTGCGCCTGGTCCTCTGCAGCGGCGAGGCACTCGGCGCCGACCTGGCCGAGGAGTTCCGCCGCCGGAGCGGGGCCCGGCTGCACAACCTCTACGGACCGACCGAGGCGTCCATCGACGTCACGCACTTCGACGCGAGCGAGGACGCCCGTACGCCGGTGCCCATCGGCCGCCCCATCGCCAACACCCGGATCTACATCCTCGACGACGACCGGCGGGTCTGCCCCGTCGGCGAGACGGGCGAGATCTACATCAATGGGCTCGGAGTGGCCGCCGGCTACACCGGGGCCGACGCCCGCGACAATGAGCGCTTCACCCCGCTGGACATCCCCGCCCCGGACGGCTGGCGGACCTTCCGCACCGGCGACCGGGGCACGTACACCGCGGACGGCCACATCGAGTACCAGGGCAGGGCGGACGACCAGGTGAAGATCCGCGGACAGCGGATCGAACTCGGCGAACTGGAGGCCGCCGTCCGCGACCACCCGGCCGTGACCGACGCCTGCGCCCGCACCTACGAGAGCGCCACCGGCCGGCTGTGCCTGGCCGTGTACGCCGTCGTCGCCCCGGAGTCGCACGGCACCGACATCGGCGGCGCGATCACCGAGCACCTGGTGGGACGGCTGCCGAGCCGCTCACTGCCCGGCCGGATCGTGCTCGTGGACGAACTGCCGCTCAGCGCCCACGGAAAGGTCGACCGGACCCGTCTCCCCGTCCCGTCCCGCAACCGCCCCGAGCCGGCACGCCCGTTCCTCCCTCCCGCCACCCGCCTGGAGGTCCACATCGCCGAGATCTGGGCCCGCGTCCTGGACCTGGACGAGGTCGGCCGCGACGACAACTTCCACGACCTGGGCGGCGACTCCATGGCCGCGGTGGAGGTCTCGTTCCTCATCGCCGACCGATTCGGCCTGGACTACGACCACGACCTGGTGGCCGAGATCCTGATCAGCGGCGACACGGTGGCGGCCTCGGCGAGGATCGCGGCCGAGGCGGGCGTGAAGGACCACGAACTCTGA